One genomic region from Salvia hispanica cultivar TCC Black 2014 chromosome 2, UniMelb_Shisp_WGS_1.0, whole genome shotgun sequence encodes:
- the LOC125207330 gene encoding REF/SRPP-like protein At1g67360: MASSQVEMEGTAGNGIQLKRLGFVRTLSINVVGLVSNIYDHAKQNSGSFKPTVDRAESAVAAVVTPICHRFKHVPTHLLVFLDNKVDEASHTFDERAPPVAKNVALKVHLIMKKASATVEELAEEAKVGGPLAAVSRASSISKTFAVNQLAVVWYKINQHPTLHGVAEVAAPTATHYSEKYNNLVQGMRGKGYILFCYAPLIPVEEMAKAYKRVEADAAKEEEVSSSSGSESDKE; this comes from the exons ATGGCTTCATCTCAG GTTGAGATGGAGGGAACTGCCGGGAATGGCATCCAATTGAAGCGCCTAGGTTTTGTGAGGACTCTCTCTATAAACGTCGTCGGTCTCGTCTCAAACATCTACGACCACGCTAAGCAGAATTCTGGTTCGTTCAAACCCACCGTCGACAGGGCGGAGAGCGCCGTTGCTGCGGTTGTCACCCCCATTTGCCACAGATTCAAACACGTTCCTACTCATCTCCTCGTTTTCCTTGACAATAAG GTGGACGAAGCGTCTCACACGTTCGATGAGCGCGCTCCACCCGTGGCTAAGAATGTTGCCCTCAAGGTCCACTTAATAATGAAGAAGGCGTCCGCCACAGTTGAAGAGCTGGCTGAGGAAGCCAAGGTTGGTGGTCCACTTGCTGCAGTGTCTCGTGCCTCTTCGATTTCCAAGACCTTTGCCGTCAACCAGCTAGCCGTGGTGTGGTACAAGATCAACCAGCACCCGACTCTGCACGGAGTGGCTGAGGTCGCCGCTCCAACAGCCACACATTATTCGGAGAAGTACAATAACTTGGTCCAAGGCATGAGAGGCAAAGGCTATATCTTGTTCTGCTATGCCCCGTTGATCCCGGTTGAGGAAATGGCCAAGGCTTATAAGCGAGTGGAGGCAGACGCGGCTAAGGAGGAGGAGGTTTCCAGCTCAAGTGGTAGTGAATCAGATAAGGAATAG
- the LOC125205441 gene encoding chlorophyll a-b binding protein 7, chloroplastic-like: MASACASSAIAAVAFSPSSQKNGSIVGATKASFFGQRKLRVSKLTAPSDKRSVAVCAAADPDRPLWFPGSTPPPWLDGSLPGDFGFDPLGLASDPESLKWNQQAELVHCRWAMLGAAGIFIPEFLTKIGILNTPSWYTAGEQEYFTDTTTLFVVELILIGWAEGRRWADILKPGSVNTDPIFPNNKLTGTDVGYPGGLWFDPLGWGTGSPQKLKELRTKEIKNGRLAMLAVMGAWFQHIYTGTGPIDNLFAHLADPGHATIFASFSPK; this comes from the exons ATGGCCTCTGCCTGTGCTTCATCAGCCATTGCTGCTGTTGCCTTCTCCCCAAg CTCACAGAAAAATGGATCAATTGTGGGAGCAACTAAGGCCTCTTTCTTTGGACAAAGAAAGTTGAGAGTCAGCAAGCTTACCGCACCTTCGGACAAGAGATCAGTGGCTGTCTGTGCGGCAGCTGATCCCGACAGACCGTTGTGGTTCCCTGGGAGCACCCCTCCCCCGTGGCTCGATGGCAG CCTTCCCGGAGACTTCGGCTTCGATCCTCTTGGCCTAG CATCTGACCCCGAGAGCTTGAAATGGAACCAGCAGGCAGAGCTCGTCCACTGCAGATGGGCCATGCTGGGCGCTGCCGGCATTTTCATCCCCGAGTTCCTTACCAAGATCGGCATCCTCAACACCCCTTCGTGGTACACTGCCGGTGAGCAGGAGTACTTCACTGACACGACGACACTCTTTGTTGTCGAGTTGATTCTCATCGGCTGGGCCGAGGGAAGAAGATGGGCAGACATCCTCAAGCCCGGATCTGTCAACACAGATCCCATATTCCCCAACAACAAGCTTACTGGAACCGATGTTGGCTATCCTGGTGGACTGTGGTTCGACCCACTCGGGTGGGGCACTGGATCACCACAAAAACTGAAGGAGCTGAGAACAAAGGAAATCAAGAACGGAAGGCTGGCAATGTTGGCAGTCATGGGAGCATGGTTTCAACATATCTACACCGGAACCGGACCCATCGATAACCTCTTTGCTCACCTTGCTGATCCTGGCCACGCCACCATATTTGCT TCATTCAGTCCTAAGTAA
- the LOC125207329 gene encoding meiosis-specific protein ASY1-like isoform X2 has translation MVVAQKVKESEITEQDSLLLTRNLLRIAIFNISYIRGLFPEKYFNDKSVPALDMKIKKLMPMDAESRRLIDWMEKVSFSYSSSDSREVSMNISRSGTKKGGTFKHDSTTEITPSQMRSSACKMVRTLMQLMRTLDKMPEERTVLMKLLYYDDVTPMDYEPPFFRGCTDEEVCNPWMKDPLKMEVGKVNSKHLVLTLKVKSVLDPCEDENNDNQDEVISLGADSLQKDEDSESDSETSNSDDDQYIVAPVERKQFQEDNGAADEENTQDPAEDEHQLARVKEWIGSYHLETVDLTDVLSNFPDISVVLIEDIMDKLVKETFVTKAAGDSYVINSKKNLDYEFDAVKEEVDVQVGGYNINAGSVDHMYMKALYHTLPMRYITIPKLQNKLEGEASQGMVRKLLDRMAKDGYVEATSNRRLGKRVIQSDLTMKKLIEVKKILSFDAMEGENKKSGGKANNLETEIAGSKYKDLSTCGGLHSIGSDITRTRGRSDANMNDSTRTENGLVRKLGRSGNTPTSRAEPAASKESFVPGADDGRAGDDMDLVMESRCTQEKRFRKTSTVKEPIQQYAKRQKSVAI, from the exons ATG GTGGTTGCTCAGAAAGTGAAAGAATCAGAGATCACGGAGCAGGACTCACTTCTTCTT ACGAGGAATCTGTTGCGAATTGCCATATTCAATATCAGTTACATCAGAGGCCTTTTCCCTGAGAAATATTTCAATGACAAGTCTGTTCCAGCTTTGG acatgaaaattaaaaagctTATGCCTATGGATGCGGAGTCACGTAGACTCATTGATTGGATGGAGAAAG TCTCATTTAGCTACTCTAGTTCTGACAGTCGAGAGGTTTCAATGAACATCAGTCGTAGTGGGACAAAGAAGGGAGGGACTTTCAAACATGATTCAACAACAGAAATAACTCCAAGTCAGATGAG GAGTTCAGCTTGCAAGATGGTCCGTACACTAATGCAACTGATGAGAACTCTTGACAAGATGCCAGAAGAG CGGACTGTTCTGATGAAGCTCCTGTACTATGATGATGTCACG CCAATGGATTATGAACCCCCATTTTTCAGAGGCTGCACAGATGAGGAAGTGTGCAATCCATGGATGAAAGATCCATTGAAGATGGAAGTTGGAAAAGTCAATAGCAAGCATTTGGTACTAACTCTGAAG GTTAAGAGTGTGCTTGATCCTTGTGAAGatgaaaataatgataaccaagatgaagtaataagctTGGGAGCTGATTCACTCCAAAAAGATGAAGATAGTGAATCAGACAGTGAG ACGAGTAATTCAGATGATGATCAGTACATTGTAGCACCCGTAG aaaGAAAGCAATTTCAAGAGGATAATGGAGCAGCTGATGAAG AAAATACCCAGGATCCAGCAGAAGATGAACATCAGTTGGCGCGGGTGAAGGAATGGATTGGTTCTTATCACCTTGAAACAGTGGACCTCACTGATGTCCTCTCAAATTTCCCTGACATTTCAGTG GTCTTGATTGAAG ATATTATGGACAAGCTCGTGAAGGAAACTTTTGTAACCAAAGCTGCAGGAGATAGTTATGTCATTAACTCGAAAAAg AATTTAGACTACGAGTTTGATGCTGTAAaagaagaagttgatgtgCAAGTGGGAGGATATAATATTAATGCTGGAAGCGTAGATCACATGTACATGAAG GCTTTGTACCATACTCTTCCAATGAGGTATATAACAATACCAAAACTTCAAAACAAACTCGAAGGTGAAGCCAGCCAGGGTATGGTTCGGAAGCTTCTAGACAGAATGGCCAAAGATGGCTATGTTGAGGCCACTAGCAACCGGAGACTTG GAAAGAGGGTGATCCAATCTGACCTCACTATGAAAAAACTGATTGAAGTGAAAAAGATCTTAAGCTTTGATGCAATG GAAGGGGAAAATAAGAAATCAGGAGGCAAGGCCAACAATCTAGAAACTGAGATTGCTG GTAGCAAGTACAAGGATTTATCCACATGCGGTGGTCTCCACTCCATCGGGTCGGATATCACCAGGACAAGAGGCAGATCAGATGCAAACATGAATGACTCAACTAGAACTGAGAATGGTCTTGTCAGGAAATTGGGTCGTTCCGGGAATACCCCAACTAGCAGGGCTGAG CCAGCAGCATCTAAAGAAAGTTTTGTGCCTGGGGCTGATGACGGCAGAGCTGGTGACGACATGGACTTGGTTATGGAGAGCAGGTGCACTCAGGAAAAACGTTTCAGAAAAACAAGCACA GTCAAAGAGCCGATCCAGCAATACGCAAAGCGCCAGAAATCTGTGGCTATCTGA
- the LOC125207329 gene encoding meiosis-specific protein ASY1-like isoform X1, which produces MVVAQKVKESEITEQDSLLLTRNLLRIAIFNISYIRGLFPEKYFNDKSVPALDMKIKKLMPMDAESRRLIDWMEKGVYDALLKKYLKTLLFCVCEAVDGPMIEEYSFSFSYSSSDSREVSMNISRSGTKKGGTFKHDSTTEITPSQMRSSACKMVRTLMQLMRTLDKMPEERTVLMKLLYYDDVTPMDYEPPFFRGCTDEEVCNPWMKDPLKMEVGKVNSKHLVLTLKVKSVLDPCEDENNDNQDEVISLGADSLQKDEDSESDSETSNSDDDQYIVAPVERKQFQEDNGAADEENTQDPAEDEHQLARVKEWIGSYHLETVDLTDVLSNFPDISVVLIEDIMDKLVKETFVTKAAGDSYVINSKKNLDYEFDAVKEEVDVQVGGYNINAGSVDHMYMKALYHTLPMRYITIPKLQNKLEGEASQGMVRKLLDRMAKDGYVEATSNRRLGKRVIQSDLTMKKLIEVKKILSFDAMEGENKKSGGKANNLETEIAGSKYKDLSTCGGLHSIGSDITRTRGRSDANMNDSTRTENGLVRKLGRSGNTPTSRAEPAASKESFVPGADDGRAGDDMDLVMESRCTQEKRFRKTSTVKEPIQQYAKRQKSVAI; this is translated from the exons ATG GTGGTTGCTCAGAAAGTGAAAGAATCAGAGATCACGGAGCAGGACTCACTTCTTCTT ACGAGGAATCTGTTGCGAATTGCCATATTCAATATCAGTTACATCAGAGGCCTTTTCCCTGAGAAATATTTCAATGACAAGTCTGTTCCAGCTTTGG acatgaaaattaaaaagctTATGCCTATGGATGCGGAGTCACGTAGACTCATTGATTGGATGGAGAAAG GTGTTTATGATGCTTTActgaaaaaatatcttaaaacaTTGCTATTCTGTGTCTGTGAGGCGGTAGATGGTCCAATGATTGAGGAGTACTCAT TCTCATTTAGCTACTCTAGTTCTGACAGTCGAGAGGTTTCAATGAACATCAGTCGTAGTGGGACAAAGAAGGGAGGGACTTTCAAACATGATTCAACAACAGAAATAACTCCAAGTCAGATGAG GAGTTCAGCTTGCAAGATGGTCCGTACACTAATGCAACTGATGAGAACTCTTGACAAGATGCCAGAAGAG CGGACTGTTCTGATGAAGCTCCTGTACTATGATGATGTCACG CCAATGGATTATGAACCCCCATTTTTCAGAGGCTGCACAGATGAGGAAGTGTGCAATCCATGGATGAAAGATCCATTGAAGATGGAAGTTGGAAAAGTCAATAGCAAGCATTTGGTACTAACTCTGAAG GTTAAGAGTGTGCTTGATCCTTGTGAAGatgaaaataatgataaccaagatgaagtaataagctTGGGAGCTGATTCACTCCAAAAAGATGAAGATAGTGAATCAGACAGTGAG ACGAGTAATTCAGATGATGATCAGTACATTGTAGCACCCGTAG aaaGAAAGCAATTTCAAGAGGATAATGGAGCAGCTGATGAAG AAAATACCCAGGATCCAGCAGAAGATGAACATCAGTTGGCGCGGGTGAAGGAATGGATTGGTTCTTATCACCTTGAAACAGTGGACCTCACTGATGTCCTCTCAAATTTCCCTGACATTTCAGTG GTCTTGATTGAAG ATATTATGGACAAGCTCGTGAAGGAAACTTTTGTAACCAAAGCTGCAGGAGATAGTTATGTCATTAACTCGAAAAAg AATTTAGACTACGAGTTTGATGCTGTAAaagaagaagttgatgtgCAAGTGGGAGGATATAATATTAATGCTGGAAGCGTAGATCACATGTACATGAAG GCTTTGTACCATACTCTTCCAATGAGGTATATAACAATACCAAAACTTCAAAACAAACTCGAAGGTGAAGCCAGCCAGGGTATGGTTCGGAAGCTTCTAGACAGAATGGCCAAAGATGGCTATGTTGAGGCCACTAGCAACCGGAGACTTG GAAAGAGGGTGATCCAATCTGACCTCACTATGAAAAAACTGATTGAAGTGAAAAAGATCTTAAGCTTTGATGCAATG GAAGGGGAAAATAAGAAATCAGGAGGCAAGGCCAACAATCTAGAAACTGAGATTGCTG GTAGCAAGTACAAGGATTTATCCACATGCGGTGGTCTCCACTCCATCGGGTCGGATATCACCAGGACAAGAGGCAGATCAGATGCAAACATGAATGACTCAACTAGAACTGAGAATGGTCTTGTCAGGAAATTGGGTCGTTCCGGGAATACCCCAACTAGCAGGGCTGAG CCAGCAGCATCTAAAGAAAGTTTTGTGCCTGGGGCTGATGACGGCAGAGCTGGTGACGACATGGACTTGGTTATGGAGAGCAGGTGCACTCAGGAAAAACGTTTCAGAAAAACAAGCACA GTCAAAGAGCCGATCCAGCAATACGCAAAGCGCCAGAAATCTGTGGCTATCTGA